In Fibrobacter sp. UWB15, one genomic interval encodes:
- a CDS encoding fibro-slime domain-containing protein: MMKTTTNLLCKWALGVCLLFAGVQNAFALKCEGKIYVQLPDSWTTPYIMVDGTKTELSADLKENGWYVLDALTYGGQYAEKFWFMKADWNDPGITRVDYNIGGGQDGWQQTDPFTCADMTSGVIYIYENPAEANKTSFGPNPPDAKYFFVMIPPDMEEWMSSVPMISMDGGQTGKPMTAVEDLCGWYSYVFFGEEITDDVVLYRDDDLLREDMLGLNGNWEVAATATPIPLGQILENTDSLFFVPDEEQKGESPNGYFYHAADVEGIEGTCSYTMAAIIYDTDADLHPAFSCYSAGGEGCQRGAQGVSQTEAVDAVNACLGVHHGLVEDTLNASLPQAMKKPKLSALGKTCFINDKFFNQMFNYSEGVNEKSCYDMPFKRSNDGKWEFDSDFYHSPGANGPGGFYPAEQNTNEIILAADPTQKPLKEARTKRAAEGPVFYGPAFREIDAATGMPKIDILCNGPGWDGGEDCEGKFNTGNEEEMAFAVKFVGGMNGTCVMGWSCSNSAPTGWHFFKEGTDTEIDQSTPGASYRWSAERNQHYCFESHAKFTHKPGLKFNFRGDDDIWVFIDNKLAVDLGGTHLAAPGYVDLDKFKGRSGELVVGNQYDIDIFFCDRRTTMSNVRIKTNMYIQQKTAIDVKGAKNKDNPAETSYDICYTKTGDGSCASAMTGAEKEEKYCGEEIKNANLPISFTLVQGNTISSPAVPGFENVSTPDVYKCGIDLTSLTSPKVDKSKVCLGGGRYTLFINIDGKTKKVATFRMSGEVDVVYANGVAKDTNGVDIPGGKYVLQTTAMAGDMVPVYVSSVAAGEGATKDVEIYPEDAKGVEYTLSHDNALLVYKRTVDPLLGTETYTRIRETDKLQIGESGIDTVYVTVPMDDMTAAIKEFKVSVTGREKAMSINFYLPQITFIEKIPEAGENAKSVSGMTAQADGSYEEYWSGSIYDFYLAVLKPNADGSYSPCLEDCNGLKVHSSATLTSEGIDFVPAEVEFENGYATVSVRSLKVYRWDKDPGVNNPAKIVAEYNDFVQAEFSPIYFREPPVPIPVLADVFDVRGATPSLEHKIPEPYFSMSQEYLDGIGDSIAIYYDRRLHQDSLPTKICVMWDSASAEEHNPVEEGYSNIPKDVSITCNALLNVDKSNIDCSNLTEYNGVGGYCTNLITIGNLELSKSVKTAGVGKVHSYAIFQDKGRDVKQGFSGALTDRIAPVPLRAEVRTLKNGDDLTDYDSLVVIMSEPVKLVTTSNKRSSLDFYLNSAVDLAENARYASALSNTSAVVTAQSDPALGSANGEGRIKFMYMRGSVSPHVGDYVRLAGDLANIIWSDDVDLTIGGADSIRSTADAGYVWNSPTGYKETKRLPSIWIPVTGDANKAVHENKFASTANAPAGDNVPAVSVTSYRTTMTKNEVFTAEGGKPGHFVEADMYALYNGLPDEDKAKVTADDIFFYYEVQYFTNLGNFVAGKKQKIYCDDKKNTAVGPDGKPIQYFNGGTCIDAGNDRNYFIGWNMRSDKGRVVGTGAYIVKLNSYVKLGSAGKDAKQESTSVWGIKRSPKPVTDYLNAGK, from the coding sequence ATGATGAAAACAACAACGAACCTCCTATGCAAGTGGGCTTTGGGTGTCTGTCTGCTTTTCGCAGGAGTGCAGAACGCCTTTGCTTTAAAGTGCGAAGGTAAAATCTATGTACAGCTCCCGGATTCTTGGACAACACCGTACATCATGGTTGACGGTACCAAGACCGAGCTATCGGCTGATTTGAAAGAAAACGGCTGGTATGTGCTGGATGCCTTGACCTATGGTGGCCAGTATGCTGAAAAGTTCTGGTTTATGAAGGCTGACTGGAATGACCCCGGTATTACGAGAGTCGATTATAACATCGGTGGCGGCCAGGACGGCTGGCAGCAGACCGACCCGTTCACCTGTGCCGATATGACCTCGGGTGTCATTTATATTTATGAAAATCCCGCAGAAGCCAACAAGACTTCTTTCGGACCGAACCCCCCGGATGCCAAGTATTTCTTTGTCATGATTCCGCCTGACATGGAAGAATGGATGTCTTCTGTGCCCATGATCAGTATGGATGGTGGCCAGACCGGTAAGCCCATGACGGCTGTGGAAGACCTTTGCGGCTGGTACTCTTATGTGTTCTTTGGTGAAGAAATCACCGACGACGTGGTCCTTTACCGCGACGATGATTTGTTGCGTGAAGACATGCTTGGCTTGAACGGTAACTGGGAAGTGGCTGCAACTGCAACGCCTATTCCTCTGGGCCAGATTCTTGAAAATACGGACTCCCTCTTCTTTGTTCCGGACGAAGAACAGAAGGGTGAAAGCCCGAACGGCTATTTCTACCATGCTGCCGATGTGGAAGGTATCGAAGGGACCTGCTCTTACACCATGGCTGCTATTATTTATGATACTGATGCCGATTTGCACCCGGCTTTCTCTTGCTATTCTGCCGGTGGCGAAGGATGCCAGAGGGGCGCCCAAGGAGTTTCTCAGACGGAAGCCGTTGATGCTGTGAATGCTTGCCTTGGCGTTCATCATGGCCTTGTGGAAGATACTCTTAATGCAAGCTTGCCGCAGGCTATGAAAAAGCCGAAATTGAGTGCTTTGGGTAAGACGTGCTTCATTAATGACAAGTTCTTCAACCAGATGTTCAACTATTCCGAAGGCGTAAACGAGAAGAGCTGCTATGACATGCCCTTCAAGCGTTCTAATGACGGTAAGTGGGAATTCGACTCTGACTTCTACCACAGCCCGGGTGCCAATGGTCCCGGTGGTTTCTATCCGGCAGAACAAAATACTAATGAAATCATTTTGGCTGCAGACCCGACCCAGAAGCCGCTTAAAGAAGCTCGTACCAAGCGTGCTGCAGAAGGCCCGGTGTTCTACGGCCCGGCCTTCCGCGAAATCGACGCGGCGACCGGCATGCCGAAGATTGACATTCTTTGTAACGGCCCCGGTTGGGACGGTGGTGAAGATTGCGAAGGCAAGTTCAATACTGGCAATGAAGAAGAAATGGCTTTTGCCGTGAAGTTCGTTGGCGGTATGAATGGTACCTGCGTGATGGGTTGGTCTTGCTCTAATAGCGCACCGACCGGTTGGCACTTCTTCAAGGAAGGAACTGATACTGAAATTGATCAGTCTACTCCGGGTGCATCTTACCGCTGGTCTGCTGAACGTAACCAGCATTACTGCTTTGAATCTCATGCCAAGTTCACTCACAAGCCGGGCCTGAAGTTCAACTTCCGTGGCGACGATGACATTTGGGTGTTCATTGACAACAAACTTGCCGTGGACCTTGGCGGTACCCACTTGGCCGCTCCGGGTTACGTTGACTTGGATAAGTTCAAGGGGCGCAGTGGCGAACTCGTTGTCGGTAACCAGTACGATATCGATATCTTCTTCTGCGACCGCCGTACTACGATGAGTAACGTGCGTATCAAGACGAACATGTACATCCAGCAGAAGACTGCTATCGATGTGAAGGGAGCCAAGAACAAGGACAATCCGGCTGAAACGTCTTACGATATTTGCTACACCAAGACGGGTGACGGCTCTTGCGCCTCTGCAATGACCGGTGCCGAAAAGGAAGAAAAGTACTGCGGTGAAGAAATCAAGAATGCAAACTTGCCCATTTCCTTTACCTTGGTCCAGGGTAACACCATTAGCTCTCCGGCTGTGCCTGGCTTTGAAAACGTCTCTACTCCGGATGTGTACAAGTGCGGTATTGACTTGACTTCTCTGACTTCTCCGAAGGTGGACAAGTCCAAGGTTTGCCTTGGCGGTGGCCGCTACACCTTGTTTATCAACATTGATGGCAAGACCAAGAAGGTGGCAACCTTCCGTATGAGTGGTGAAGTGGACGTGGTTTATGCTAATGGCGTTGCCAAGGATACCAACGGTGTTGATATTCCGGGTGGCAAGTATGTCTTGCAGACCACCGCTATGGCTGGCGATATGGTTCCGGTCTATGTTTCTTCTGTGGCTGCCGGCGAAGGTGCCACCAAGGATGTGGAAATTTATCCGGAAGATGCAAAGGGTGTTGAATACACGCTTTCTCACGACAATGCCTTGCTTGTCTACAAGAGAACCGTGGATCCGCTCCTGGGAACGGAAACCTATACAAGAATTAGAGAAACGGACAAACTCCAGATCGGTGAAAGCGGTATCGATACCGTATACGTGACTGTTCCGATGGATGACATGACTGCTGCCATCAAGGAATTCAAGGTCAGCGTAACTGGTCGTGAAAAGGCAATGTCCATTAACTTCTACCTGCCGCAGATCACCTTTATCGAAAAGATTCCTGAAGCTGGCGAAAACGCCAAGTCTGTCAGTGGTATGACGGCTCAGGCTGACGGCTCTTATGAAGAATACTGGTCTGGTTCTATTTACGACTTCTACCTTGCTGTTCTGAAACCCAATGCCGATGGCAGCTACAGCCCCTGCTTGGAAGACTGCAACGGCCTTAAGGTTCATAGCAGTGCCACTTTGACCTCTGAAGGTATTGACTTTGTTCCTGCAGAAGTCGAATTCGAAAATGGTTACGCTACGGTATCTGTTCGTTCCCTGAAGGTTTACCGCTGGGATAAGGATCCGGGTGTGAACAACCCGGCAAAGATCGTTGCTGAATACAATGACTTTGTTCAGGCTGAATTTAGCCCGATTTACTTCCGTGAACCGCCGGTACCTATTCCGGTTTTGGCTGACGTGTTCGACGTGCGTGGCGCTACGCCTTCTCTGGAACACAAGATTCCTGAACCTTACTTCAGCATGAGCCAGGAATACCTGGATGGTATTGGCGACTCTATCGCCATTTACTACGACCGTCGTCTCCATCAGGACTCCTTGCCGACCAAGATTTGCGTGATGTGGGATTCTGCCTCTGCCGAAGAGCACAACCCGGTTGAAGAAGGCTACTCCAACATTCCGAAGGATGTCTCGATTACTTGTAACGCCTTGCTGAACGTGGACAAGAGCAATATCGACTGCTCTAACTTGACTGAATACAATGGCGTGGGCGGTTACTGCACCAACTTGATCACGATTGGCAACCTCGAACTTTCCAAGAGTGTCAAGACGGCTGGTGTGGGTAAGGTTCATTCTTACGCCATATTCCAGGACAAGGGCCGCGACGTGAAGCAGGGCTTCTCTGGCGCCTTGACCGACCGTATTGCTCCGGTGCCGCTGCGTGCCGAAGTGCGTACTCTTAAGAACGGTGACGACCTGACTGATTACGATAGCCTCGTGGTGATCATGTCTGAACCGGTCAAGCTCGTGACGACTTCTAACAAGAGAAGTTCTCTGGACTTCTACCTGAATTCTGCAGTTGACTTGGCTGAAAATGCCCGCTATGCCTCTGCCTTGAGCAACACCTCTGCTGTGGTGACCGCTCAGAGCGATCCGGCTTTGGGCTCTGCCAATGGCGAAGGCCGTATCAAGTTCATGTACATGCGCGGTAGCGTGTCTCCGCACGTGGGTGACTATGTGCGTCTGGCTGGCGACCTTGCAAACATCATCTGGTCTGACGATGTGGATCTGACCATTGGTGGTGCTGATTCTATCCGTTCTACGGCAGATGCAGGCTATGTCTGGAACTCTCCGACGGGTTACAAGGAAACCAAGCGCTTGCCGTCTATCTGGATTCCGGTGACGGGTGACGCTAACAAGGCTGTGCACGAAAACAAGTTTGCCTCTACGGCTAACGCTCCGGCTGGCGATAACGTTCCTGCCGTATCGGTGACCAGTTACCGTACCACGATGACCAAGAACGAAGTCTTCACTGCTGAAGGCGGTAAGCCGGGTCACTTCGTCGAAGCTGACATGTACGCTCTGTACAACGGCCTCCCTGACGAAGATAAGGCTAAGGTCACTGCCGACGACATCTTCTTCTACTACGAAGTGCAGTACTTCACTAACTTGGGCAACTTCGTTGCCGGCAAGAAGCAGAAGATTTACTGCGACGACAAGAAGAACACGGCTGTTGGCCCCGATGGCAAGCCGATCCAGTACTTCAATGGCGGTACCTGTATTGATGCCGGTAACGACCGCAACTACTTCATCGGTTGGAACATGCGTTCTGACAAGGGCCGCGTGGTGGGCACTGGTGCCTACATCGTGAAGCTCAATTCTTACGTGAAGCTCGGTTCTGCCGGTAAGGACGCAAAGCAGGAATCGACATCTGTATGGGGCATCAAGCGTTCGCCGAAGCCTGTAACAGATTACCTGAATGCAGGAAAGTAA
- a CDS encoding GGDEF domain-containing protein has product MQDMDRTIASGNTIKLPVAPMRPHLIVLYPQNQFKQIPLEKGTVVLGRSQDADIRMDDELVSRRHCAVTFDGIDVTVKDLGSTNGTFVDGTPITESKLEDHNRLQIGKMVLKIDFKDASEEAFDRELYEAATMDPLTKISNRRPFMDRSLGELALARRNNYYVHAIMVDADHFKRVNDTWGHQCGDMVLKEIARILKEEKRESDLLARYGGEEFVLLLSGIGPEDAKKSAERLRSAVESHRFSWKDTIIPVTISLGLASRQGENIGKIEDLIAECDRLLYVAKESGRNQVAF; this is encoded by the coding sequence ATGCAAGACATGGACCGAACAATCGCCAGCGGAAACACCATCAAGTTGCCAGTCGCCCCCATGCGACCGCACCTGATCGTTTTGTACCCGCAAAACCAATTCAAGCAGATTCCGCTTGAAAAGGGAACGGTGGTTCTAGGTCGTAGCCAAGACGCCGACATCCGCATGGACGACGAACTGGTAAGCCGCAGGCACTGTGCCGTCACCTTCGACGGCATCGACGTGACCGTCAAGGACCTGGGCAGCACCAACGGCACCTTTGTCGATGGCACCCCGATTACAGAAAGCAAACTCGAGGATCACAACCGCCTGCAAATCGGCAAGATGGTTCTGAAAATCGACTTCAAGGATGCGAGCGAAGAAGCCTTTGACCGCGAACTTTACGAAGCCGCGACCATGGACCCGCTGACCAAAATCAGCAACCGCCGTCCCTTTATGGACAGGAGCCTCGGCGAACTCGCGCTCGCCCGCCGCAACAACTACTACGTTCACGCCATCATGGTCGACGCCGACCACTTTAAGCGCGTGAACGACACCTGGGGTCACCAGTGTGGCGACATGGTGCTCAAAGAAATCGCCCGCATTCTCAAAGAAGAAAAGCGCGAATCCGACCTGCTCGCCCGTTACGGCGGCGAAGAATTCGTGCTGCTTTTGAGCGGCATCGGCCCCGAAGACGCCAAAAAGAGCGCCGAACGCCTCCGCTCGGCAGTGGAAAGCCACCGTTTTTCGTGGAAAGACACAATCATTCCGGTAACGATTTCCTTGGGGCTCGCTAGCCGTCAGGGCGAAAATATCGGCAAAATCGAAGATTTGATTGCCGAATGCGACCGTCTGCTCTACGTCGCCAAAGAGAGCGGCCGTAACCAAGTTGCATTTTAA
- a CDS encoding fibro-slime domain-containing protein, with translation MKRKAKISWWKLVVFGCVLCAGVQSAVAACAGTLHFKKPDDWPNNFYVAMNNVDALVTRSYYNAATGYYEYDLADAGGDNVETAFALESSKAAGMKYILSNVWNAIPANAGDANFPKNNRDIKCPGAGKDVYVLENPKKANTTLVMNTAPDIRYFYVLVPDDEAWKSTVPMWSGDGTFASAQPLKVDPNMCGWYYAVWMDETLPSEFIIFKDDDELLEDAIGVEGWQAENLVPFPMDVFYDSYTSKTLYFIADPEKVEELMLEKSITEVDPHVDGNCTYELAAFLYDTDASMHGAFTCDAYPRVGSNGCYSPTAKYNYPGAGADNSVPCIGVTTGIVNSVLDPTTKKPTYNASSGCFVSAEAFNVMFEETAGVNVKHCRDVQFKQTKDGMWEYDSYNEPAGAFTPLNDLATDPTCTGYCKQAATPRPGKGNVRYGVGEQGKTQAQNNISVKARQLFPGVTDWSAIDPNTGFPYIDLYPVSDGEFASGTEPNVYDNSTWDLRIENDNNQMFCFESHANFTFRAGMQFMFRGDDDIWVFIDNKLAVDLGGTHLAAPGYVKLDTLKGASGNLLTPGETYDIDIFFCDRRTDMSNVRIKTNMYIQQKTAISAKGKRSATNPAETDYTLCFTRTGDGSCAAAAGIGENKTFCGDELAAEINAGHLTASYTLVSGKKFGVNTVTGFEGVTQPGVYKCGIDLTDFAYPKVDKQKTCLPGGYYTLFVTIEGKTQKIMSFKTSGEVDVIYKNGNAISVDDETGDVTPRGSYVLQESAMGGEMVPIYVSNVAPPDEGSASDELQIFPDDAAQMKYTLNHDPLLQVFEKTIDPATGGEAYKPVRLGTQREIGDSGVDTLYVTVPMEDLKLPITPFKVTVQGRDNGPTIYFYLPQITFIEAIPEPGETPKSVSGQSPKADGSYDEYWVGSIYDMYLAIVRPNPDGSYSPCIEECNGFDIHAGVGDGKTSPNIIITNPLEPGSDPYFMNGYATISITALTEYRWDLDPAYNKPAKIVAEHNDYVFADYYPMYFRNPPVPFPRFADIFDTKGALPTLEFKMPETYFSMNKEYLDGIGDSVAIYYDRRIHRDSLPTRICVMWDSTVATEHNPYADGYSNDVNDNSIFCNDLVSVNLNNIDCSMAREDSAYCSNVITIGGLKLSESVKTAGAGRVYSYAEFEDKGKKMKRGYKGSVIDRIAPVPLRAEVRTLKNGDQLTDYDSLVIVMSEPVKLVTTSNKKTALDFYLNSAIELTDESRFVSALSGSAVVTAQNDPALGSEEKTGYGRIKYMYQRGSVSPHVGDYVRLGGNLTTVFWSDTTNIAAGIGADTLRAVADASYYWNSPTAYNETTRVPSPWVAVTGDAEIAVNENKFASTSNAPAGEKVPPVTVHGYRTTMTKAEILAEEGGKPGHIVKADMYALYNGLSDEERAAVTPQDIYFYYEVQYFTNLGNFVAHKAHKIYCDDKKNTEIDPITGKQIQYFNGGTCIDAGMDRNFFIGWNMRADNGREVGTGAYIVKLKSYVKLGSSGKEAKQESTSVWGVRRSPKPSTEYLKAATK, from the coding sequence ATGAAGAGAAAAGCAAAGATTTCTTGGTGGAAATTGGTCGTGTTTGGTTGTGTGCTTTGTGCTGGTGTGCAAAGCGCAGTTGCTGCTTGTGCAGGTACATTGCACTTTAAGAAACCTGATGATTGGCCAAATAATTTTTACGTCGCCATGAACAATGTCGACGCTCTTGTTACAAGATCTTATTATAATGCTGCTACAGGGTATTATGAGTATGATCTTGCCGATGCTGGTGGCGATAATGTTGAAACTGCTTTCGCCCTTGAATCGAGTAAGGCTGCGGGAATGAAATATATTCTTTCCAATGTTTGGAACGCTATTCCTGCTAATGCTGGCGATGCAAACTTCCCGAAAAACAATCGTGACATTAAGTGTCCTGGTGCTGGGAAAGACGTTTATGTGCTAGAAAATCCGAAAAAGGCGAATACGACTTTGGTGATGAACACCGCTCCCGATATCAGATATTTCTATGTCTTGGTTCCCGATGATGAAGCTTGGAAGTCCACCGTTCCGATGTGGTCGGGAGATGGAACCTTTGCAAGTGCTCAACCGTTGAAGGTGGATCCCAATATGTGCGGTTGGTACTATGCGGTTTGGATGGACGAAACTCTGCCGTCAGAGTTTATCATTTTCAAGGATGACGACGAACTTTTGGAAGACGCCATTGGTGTTGAAGGCTGGCAGGCCGAAAATTTAGTGCCGTTCCCGATGGATGTGTTCTATGACTCGTATACGTCTAAGACGCTTTACTTTATTGCCGATCCTGAAAAAGTAGAAGAGTTGATGTTGGAAAAGTCCATTACGGAAGTGGATCCGCATGTAGATGGTAACTGCACTTACGAATTGGCTGCCTTCCTTTACGATACCGATGCCAGCATGCATGGCGCCTTTACGTGCGATGCTTATCCGCGTGTGGGTTCGAACGGATGCTATTCGCCAACGGCGAAGTATAACTATCCGGGAGCTGGCGCCGACAATAGCGTGCCCTGTATCGGTGTGACCACGGGTATCGTGAATAGCGTTTTGGACCCGACGACGAAAAAACCGACTTACAATGCGTCTAGCGGTTGCTTTGTTTCTGCAGAAGCTTTCAATGTTATGTTTGAGGAAACCGCCGGTGTTAACGTGAAGCATTGCCGCGACGTTCAGTTTAAGCAGACTAAAGATGGCATGTGGGAATATGACAGTTATAACGAACCTGCGGGTGCGTTTACTCCGTTGAACGACCTGGCGACCGATCCGACCTGCACGGGCTATTGCAAGCAGGCGGCTACTCCTAGACCCGGCAAGGGCAATGTGCGCTATGGTGTGGGTGAACAGGGTAAAACGCAGGCTCAGAATAATATTTCTGTTAAGGCTAGACAGCTGTTCCCTGGCGTGACGGACTGGTCGGCCATTGACCCGAATACGGGATTCCCCTATATTGACTTGTATCCGGTTTCTGATGGAGAATTTGCAAGTGGTACGGAACCCAACGTTTATGATAATAGCACTTGGGATTTGCGTATTGAGAACGATAACAACCAGATGTTCTGCTTTGAATCTCATGCCAACTTCACCTTCCGCGCTGGCATGCAGTTCATGTTCCGTGGTGACGATGACATTTGGGTGTTTATCGACAACAAGCTTGCTGTGGACCTTGGTGGTACCCATTTGGCTGCTCCGGGATACGTAAAGCTGGATACGTTAAAGGGGGCTTCCGGTAATTTGCTTACTCCTGGCGAAACCTACGATATCGACATCTTCTTCTGCGACCGTCGTACCGACATGAGTAACGTGCGTATCAAGACGAACATGTACATCCAGCAGAAAACCGCTATTTCGGCTAAGGGCAAAAGGAGTGCGACTAATCCTGCAGAAACTGACTACACCTTGTGCTTTACCAGGACTGGTGATGGTTCCTGCGCAGCAGCAGCAGGTATTGGTGAAAACAAGACCTTCTGCGGTGATGAACTTGCTGCAGAAATCAATGCGGGTCACTTGACGGCTTCTTATACTCTTGTGAGCGGCAAGAAGTTCGGCGTAAATACGGTCACTGGCTTTGAAGGCGTTACCCAGCCGGGTGTTTACAAGTGCGGTATTGACCTGACCGATTTTGCTTATCCCAAGGTTGACAAGCAAAAGACTTGTTTGCCGGGTGGCTATTATACCTTGTTTGTGACGATTGAAGGCAAGACTCAAAAGATCATGAGCTTCAAGACCTCGGGCGAAGTGGATGTGATTTACAAGAACGGTAATGCTATCTCTGTTGATGATGAAACGGGTGATGTTACTCCAAGAGGTTCTTATGTGTTACAGGAATCTGCTATGGGTGGCGAAATGGTTCCGATTTATGTTTCAAACGTAGCTCCGCCGGATGAAGGTTCTGCTTCGGACGAACTGCAAATCTTCCCGGATGATGCTGCCCAAATGAAGTACACGCTTAATCATGATCCGTTACTGCAGGTGTTTGAAAAGACGATTGACCCTGCTACAGGTGGCGAGGCATATAAGCCTGTTCGTTTGGGTACGCAGCGTGAAATTGGCGATTCGGGTGTAGATACCCTTTATGTGACTGTGCCCATGGAAGACCTGAAACTGCCAATTACGCCGTTCAAGGTGACTGTGCAGGGTAGAGATAATGGCCCGACCATTTACTTCTACTTGCCGCAGATTACCTTTATCGAAGCCATTCCGGAACCGGGTGAAACGCCCAAGTCTGTCAGCGGACAGTCGCCTAAGGCAGACGGCTCTTATGACGAATACTGGGTCGGTTCTATCTATGATATGTATTTAGCCATTGTGCGTCCGAATCCCGATGGTTCTTATAGCCCGTGTATCGAAGAATGTAACGGATTTGATATTCACGCGGGAGTGGGTGATGGCAAGACTTCTCCGAACATTATCATTACGAATCCGTTGGAGCCCGGTAGCGACCCCTACTTTATGAACGGGTATGCCACGATTTCTATTACTGCGCTTACGGAATATCGTTGGGACTTGGATCCGGCATACAACAAACCTGCAAAGATTGTGGCCGAACACAATGACTATGTATTTGCCGATTACTATCCGATGTACTTCCGCAACCCGCCGGTACCGTTCCCGAGATTTGCGGATATATTCGATACCAAGGGTGCTTTGCCGACATTGGAATTCAAAATGCCGGAAACCTACTTTAGCATGAACAAGGAATACCTGGACGGTATTGGTGACTCTGTTGCTATTTACTATGACCGTCGTATTCACAGGGACTCCTTGCCCACGCGCATTTGCGTGATGTGGGACTCTACCGTGGCAACGGAACATAATCCCTATGCCGATGGTTATTCCAATGACGTAAATGACAACTCGATTTTCTGTAATGACTTGGTGTCGGTCAATTTGAACAATATTGACTGCTCTATGGCTCGTGAAGATTCCGCCTACTGCTCCAACGTGATTACGATTGGTGGTCTCAAACTTTCGGAATCGGTCAAGACAGCAGGTGCGGGTAGGGTCTATTCTTACGCTGAATTCGAAGACAAGGGTAAGAAGATGAAGAGAGGCTATAAGGGTTCCGTGATTGACCGTATCGCTCCGGTTCCGCTGCGTGCCGAAGTGCGTACCCTTAAGAACGGTGATCAGCTAACCGACTACGACAGCCTTGTGATTGTTATGTCTGAACCGGTTAAGCTTGTGACCACTTCGAACAAAAAAACTGCTTTGGACTTCTACTTGAATTCGGCTATCGAATTAACGGATGAAAGCCGTTTTGTGTCTGCTTTGAGTGGCTCTGCAGTGGTCACTGCCCAGAACGATCCGGCTTTGGGCTCCGAAGAAAAGACCGGTTATGGCCGTATTAAGTATATGTACCAGCGTGGAAGCGTGTCTCCGCACGTGGGCGACTATGTGCGCCTTGGCGGTAACCTGACCACGGTGTTCTGGTCTGATACGACTAACATTGCTGCTGGTATTGGTGCCGACACGCTTCGTGCCGTTGCCGATGCTAGCTACTACTGGAACTCTCCGACGGCATACAACGAAACGACGCGCGTGCCGTCTCCGTGGGTGGCTGTCACGGGTGATGCCGAAATCGCTGTGAACGAAAACAAGTTTGCGTCTACATCGAATGCCCCTGCTGGCGAAAAAGTTCCGCCTGTAACGGTGCATGGCTACCGCACCACCATGACCAAGGCTGAAATCTTGGCTGAAGAAGGCGGCAAGCCGGGTCACATTGTCAAGGCTGACATGTACGCCTTGTACAACGGGCTTTCCGATGAAGAACGTGCTGCTGTCACTCCGCAGGATATCTACTTCTACTACGAAGTGCAGTACTTCACCAACCTGGGTAACTTTGTTGCTCACAAGGCTCATAAGATTTACTGCGACGACAAGAAGAATACCGAAATTGATCCGATAACGGGTAAGCAGATCCAGTACTTCAATGGCGGTACTTGTATCGATGCCGGTATGGACCGCAACTTCTTTATCGGTTGGAACATGCGTGCGGACAATGGCCGCGAAGTGGGCACCGGTGCTTACATCGTGAAGCTTAAGTCGTATGTAAAACTCGGTTCTTCTGGTAAGGAAGCTAAGCAAGAAAGTACGTCGGTCTGGGGTGTTAGACGTTCCCCGAAACCGAGCACGGAATACTTGAAAGCGGCGACCAAGTAA